The DNA sequence atatatatatagggaAAAGCGCATATGTTAATTGTATAaatggatatataaataaataaaatatatatgtatgtatttatgtatgtatattccTTATTACCTTctgtaaataattttatattcccTATATTGTAAAAAAGAACACTGATAATCCACTCTTGATAAACATTTTCTTATAAGTTCTCCTTCTAATATAGTTTTTTCTTCAATACTTAAATGATTGTAATATTGGCTTAACCTAGTTTGGCCTTGTTTATTGACCATTAACAAGAATtctatcatttttaaaaaaattgattctttttcttttttttcttttttttatttttttattgttttattgtTTCATTGTTCTTTggttaatatattctttcatTCTTGCCTTTCATaccatttaataaaatatatatatatatatataatataaatgattatatataaaataaaaaaaaaaaaaagttcaaatttgaatatattacatatacaaaaaatcatatatataaaactgtatacatatataataataattatatatattatatatcatatatatatttttttttggtttatatatgtatgcatatttttttttttttttttttttatttattttttattatttatttattttgtattttttattttgtattttttatttttttattatttatttttttttttatttttttttttttctcccgTAAAAATTAttccatatataattaaaaggggggaggaaaaaaaaaaaaaaaaaatttatttgaaaaattgTATAAGGTTACCATTTGATTATAATGggaaataaacataataaaaaaaagtatgaATTATGTGAAATTCAATACGAAGAAAAAGGTaaaaatttgtatattttgttttttttttatatatatataaaaggagATATTATAAGAgaaatgtaaaataaaatatattataatgtgatacaatatatatatatatatgtataatattaatatatgttatgtTTCTATATTTTACTACTTGTCAGATTTTCAATTAAAATATCCATGGAacgaaattataaaatgggGGAGTGACGATTTAAAtgttgatataaatataaagatagTAAAAAAAGTAATTGAAGAAATCAAAGATATAACATTAGATGAAGAAagcttttttaatattacagAAGGGAAGGATATTCAATCATTTCATTTTGAAGATAAGTATGTTCTATGGGCAACAGCgttattaaaagatataccgaatttaaaaaaaatcagATATAATATTGTTCCGAAATATATTAACGAAAATGAATTCTGGTTAAGATATTTTTCAtctataaaaatgataataataaaaaatttctttGAAACTATGCAGAATTAAATACAAACCAAAAAGTAAATACATCAACATGATCAACATGATCAACATAATCAgaagcaataataataataaatattattttttttttgtttctttttttattcatttttttttttttttttttgttatacttttaaaattataaaaactatatacatatatatatatatatatatatgcttgtGTTAGCTTATGAAAtattgttaatttttttcttttttttttttaatcgttattttcatttaaatgattattaaaattaagtAAAACttcaaacaaacaaaaaaaaaaaaaaaaaaattaaaaataataaaataaaataaaacaaataatgtGACACTATAATGccattaaaattttattaaaagaaggattaaaaatagaaagaaaaaaaaaaaaaaaaatttaaagcctacttatataaatataaatataaataatatggacacatatacatatatatatatatatatatatatatatatatattttatgttgtGTGTCCCAAATGAGGCCATAAGGAATTAAAAACCTTGTGTTGCCATTAATTTATACACAcacattataattttttattattgtctTTATTATGTCCTTCTGTTTATCTTTTTGTTTCTAAAGAATGTATATCCTTTAAAAGTTTTAACATATGATGCTCAGCATTTTTTAGTAATCGTTTTTTGGATGTGAGTTCATTAACAATATCATTAATTTCTTCAAGttcatgttttttttcttctaattCTTCTGCTTCGTCATCATGATGTGTATCATGATTTTTatgatcatcatcataatctTCATGTTcgtcataattattattattacctttttttcttctttttcttcttcttttattattttttttttttttctgtttgttttttttattctttttataatagtgatctttataatttatatcatcatcatcgtcaTAATGATTATCATGATCAtaatttcttctttcttcttcatcttcatttatatgatagttcatattttcatcataatcATCATGTTCATGTAATGAATCCTCTTccattattaatttatcattttttgtattatatttatttttttttcctcttcgtttatttctttttctttttctttcattaTTCTCATCATACATTACATCTACTTGATCGTCATATTCGTCGTCttcatatttatcttttttattttttctcaatttattttttttatttttctttatatttttattcttttttttttttttttttttcttttttttttttttctgtttgtcctttttgctttttttttttttttttttttttttatcctttaattttttctttttagcTAGCTTTGATTTTCgcttgtctttttttttacgtTTCATGAGGGCTAATAAAACTCTTCTCTTTACTaatttattatgaaaatCGTTTAGTACATTGCCTATAGAATCGTTAGTTTTATTGTGTAGAATATGTGTTCCTTTGTTTATTGGTGGTAAAAATTGAATTACgagttttttattatttatggatatatgtgtttttgatttttgttccaaaataatatatggttCATATATGacgttataattttttattttcgtaataaaatatttgacatatttaaaaaatgtattataatatatataagtattttttatatattctttataattatttattatagatTTTGTATTCAAATATATCTTTCCATCTTTATCgttcataatatttgtatatatgttattattttttttttcactatatccattttgtttttctttttgtattttataaatggTATGCCATAtgtcattattaatattattattattattattattattattattattattattactattattattatttattttatgattatctaaaaaaattctttttaaagAGGAGAATTCATATGTTGTGTTtacatttaatttaaaaagtataagtatatttattataacgAAAACAATCAGGTGCTTTCTTAGTAATAtggtttttataattttaaagtTGTCTAAATGTAATGACCGCATTTTCTAttcattcttttttaaaaaattcaattttatttttttttaattacaaATTTTTAGATTATAACAAGCATGTTAGAAAatgaatgtataaatatatatacacacatatttatatatatatatatatattacaataaatatataacttttACATTTTCgtcatttcctttttttttttttttaaaacaaaaaaaaaaaataaatataaaaatataataaaatgtagtataaattatttatatataatttgaaagTTTTCTTTAAAACAAATTcagaaattaaaatattacataattatGAACAGTggagaaggaaaaaaaacacaaacaaaaaacaaaaaaaaaaaaaaaaacgaaaaaagaaaaaatctgCATTTTCATGACAAATGCTGTTTCACTGaaattttgttcttttcAAAAGATATTTGTCTATTacatgttataaatatatttatatatttttttttttatttattttataattatattatcacatatatatatatatatataaatgtatatgcGTTGTTTTCCATTTGATGGAAACACATTTTGATATGTGAAAATGTTGGTACTcccaaaagaaaaaaaaaaaaataaaaaaaaaaaaaaataaaaaaaaaaaaaaataaaaaaaacacatatatattaatttaatatatatattaaatctataatttatttattatttttttttttcccattttatattatatgttgtaacatatttacaaaaaattaagaaatatatatatatatatatttatgtttttttttttatattaatatttttattttgtatggACTGcatatttcaaaaataacattataatatttaaattaaataacaaaattgaAATAAAACTTATTTAATGTTCTAATAAATACAATtagtatttaaaaaaaatttattttaagaaTATTAAACGAAGGGAACATTTATGAAATTATTGAAACCATAGAAGGAATATTAGTATACTACATCTATTATGTAgacattttataaatttataaaatgatcataattttattttatgatattattacatatttcaTGTGtacatttttgtaaaaaaataaaaaaaaaaaaaaaaaaacaatataatacaaaGAAGTGTTACTCTATGAagtctttttttctttatacttatataacattgaaaaaaaatataatattacaaatatatatatatatatatatatatatatatatatattatattatattatattatttttacatataacaatattatgtattattattatatttaaaatgtgtaaaaataaacaaaatacaTTCATACCaataaatattctttatcaatataacatatatctgtctctattttttaaaactaaaataaaaataaaatttaccTTGCCtgttcatataaaatttgtAGATAAATTACGAAAATTACATGAACaattcagaaaaaaaaaaaaaaaattaaaataagaaGAGAAATTAAATACCATTACAATTGaactttaatatatatatatattttacaatttGTAAAatgtcatttttttcttgtttttctttttttccttttggtCTTATAATGTTTACTAAggaatgtatattatatatataaatatatgcttTTCCTAATaagttaaatatatatatatatatatatattttatatttgtttaattGTGGTAAGCTACTTATTAGAGTTAATACATATTCCACATGTATAAAACGTGGCTACAATATTATGTTGTTATATATGATGGTTCATCATACTTAGACCCTTTTGAAATAATAAGACATATACGACATTGATAAAATAATGGGTATTGttgaaaagatatatatacatttattatttttatttacttatatgtaagaataaatataatttgttatcTTTAACGAGAATGTAGGCGGGTGGGAGGAAAGAGAAGAATATTATTCAGCTgagtattattttataatttcttggTTCATGTattaagttatatatatatatatatatatatatatataggatgttgttttcatttttttaatataattataaaaaaaaaaaaaaattgaataaaacggttattattttctttgtgTTTGGGGATTGCTTTccataaattatatgataaaaaaaggaacatACACAATTCAACTACtacaaaaattttatatttatgtgtattttgtttttttatacgGTACAAAAGTGTAAGGATAGCATTCTGCATTTTGGTGcttctttttttactttatttttattttatttttttactcgattttttttttttttttttttttttcttttttgtggTTTGAATATTTCTTCTATATATCAGGATGGGTGGTGAGgggaaattatataaaattatatagaaaaataaaatgtataaattaaatatacttTATTTACTTctttttgaattattttatatttccttaCACCATGAGATAGAAcaattatttgaaaaaagaaGTATGTGCATAAACTATTAATAAgcagaaataaaaaaaaaaaaaaaataaataaataaataaataaataaaagtaaaaagaattaatatatatatatatatatatatatttatatttatttatttatttattaataaacaCTTCACATgcatatgtttatataacacattttttatattataaagagATAAGATATAGGAATGTGGAAGTTTATtaccataataatattttccatatattatattgacGGAAAAAGTATATTGAGGAATAACAAAAGTCATAACAATTTGCCTATATCAAAAACGAATGAAGAAGAGGAaggtaaaataaatataaataatttaaagcCTATAAAACaacatgataatattatagaaGATGTACATATTAAGGAGAACAAATTTATttccataaaaaataaagacaaAAATGGTTCCTTTATTGATTTAAGTATGagatataatgaaaaagaatctgataatgatgaggaagaagaagaagatgaagaagacaatgaagataataacacaaataataataataataataataataataataacaatgatgatgatcaccataatgatgatgatcatcatgataataatgataatcatgataatgataataatgataataataataataataatgataataataataataataatgataataataataataataatgataataataataattcctCTGCTGCATTCACAGCTCTTCCTCCACCACCACCTCCTGTACCTCCCCCACCTCCACCAACATTAACACCTTCAGGTATTGTAGGTAATGTTCTTTCAACTTTTGTATCACATGGTTTAAAATTAATCGGAGTACcctaaattttttttttttttttttttatatatgtgtgtgtgtgtgtgtcaAGTTTAATAAAcgcatataatatatatgacatgaaatatttatgaatTATGTAGATAActtacaatttttattttttcttttttaatcttaactttttttaaataaaaaaaaaaaaaaaaaaaaaaaaaaaaaaaaaaaaaaaaaaaaaaaagaaaaaaaaaaaaaaccattctttaaaatatatatgtatatatatatatatatatatatatattatttattgaaaatattaattgaacgaattaaaaataacttaatttttaaaaaatatcatatactttttaaataGACAAATATTTTGGaactatatattttgttttataatatatactaaggtactaaaaatataaacaatccACATATTCTTGTCTAAATCTTTTATtaccatataatattatttttgtctttatagaaccaaaaaaaaaaaaaaaaattagatcCTTATAAAATAggtttatacatatataatatatataatatatatatatattttattgtatatatatttgtgttttaattttttttttgatcagAAAAAAAGGGAACATTTAAACGAgaaaattaacatatatatatatataacatacatctatataaaatatatatatgaacatacAAACTTATTgtgtttaatattatattaatatataaatatataaatatatatatatttttatgtgtgtgcacaaaataaaaaaatatatatgtttttatatttataaaattgtgcatatatatatatatatatatatatatatattatatatatatattatatatatttatatgtttatatgtttattttactttatgatagtataattattatacatttatcaTGTAAtactatatttaaaaaaaaaaaaaaaaaaaaaggaaacatGAAACGTCcacattttaattatataacattttgttaattttttatggtatttaaaaatactttctttttttttttatatctgtttattttcatttattatattacaaataaaaaaaaatatatatgtatggatgtatatatattaatatatatatattatatgtttatatatacattataattaaatacatTATCTTTTACGtgtaagaatatataaatatatattatatatatgtatatatatattttttttatgctgatatattttattatttttatttgttaaaaaTATTGTTGCACCATGGTACATACAtggtattattaaaattaagcaaaaaaaaaaaaaaaaagaaatttgaagcatttaaatatacacatatgaatatataaatatagtattatatatataatatatatatatataaaatatatattatatatttaaaatattttttatacatatctaataataataaaaagaaatattaaaaattctattatataaaatttataattaaaaatatcaaggtgaaaatatgaaatattatatcattttagttgtgtaaagaaaatattacacatgtatatatatatatatatatatataatatatgtttttttttttttttttctttttttttttttttttttctcatgatggtattttaaaaagtgttaaacataaaaaaaaatttaaacattatttcttttcttctttctttatgtttttttttttttcgta is a window from the Plasmodium falciparum 3D7 genome assembly, chromosome: 4 genome containing:
- a CDS encoding BSD-domain protein, putative, with protein sequence MGNKHNKKKYELCEIQYEEKDFQLKYPWNEIIKWGSDDLNVDINIKIVKKVIEEIKDITLDEESFFNITEGKDIQSFHFEDKYVLWATALLKDIPNLKKIRYNIVPKYINENEFWLRYFSSIKMIIIKNFFETMQN
- a CDS encoding apical asparagine-rich protein AARP, whose amino-acid sequence is MWKFITIIIFSIYYIDGKSILRNNKSHNNLPISKTNEEEEGKININNLKPIKQHDNIIEDVHIKENKFISIKNKDKNGSFIDLSMRYNEKESDNDEEEEEDEEDNEDNNTNNNNNNNNNNNNDDDHHNDDDHHDNNDNHDNDNNDNNNNNNDNNNNNNDNNNNNNDNNNNSSAAFTALPPPPPPVPPPPPPTLTPSGIVGNVLSTFVSHGLKLIGVP